The genomic region GGGTGCTGCAATTTTTGCCTTGCAAAGGGTTGCTTGAGAAATCAGCATGCAGTGAGTTTGCATAAATCATCTGCAGCTCCAGTTGAGCACTTTTCCACCTGTCAACACATTTGGCactttttgttctccttttttgtctttgagCAGCTGTGATGCCAGGAGTGTAATAGATCTGACATTTAAATTTATCCACAACAGAGACCTCATTGTTGTTGACTGGGATATTCTGAAATTAGGGAGAGCTCAGTTATTGTTAATATTCTGTAATACAGCAGAGGCTGCTTTAAGCCAAAGGCTTGACCAGGTGAGTTCTGCCCTGTAGACCAATACTCAGCTTTCTAAATTGAAAGTGAGCTTtggtttctgcagcagcagagttTTGTTTCCATCCTGTAGTATACcagcttcttttcctctgtagTGAGTTTGTTCCTTGAATTCATGGAAAGCCTTTGGTTTCCAGGACAGAAATTTTTGCCTTCTTCTAAAGCAGCAAATATGTAcaatatttgtttgctttttttggaaTATTGTCTTGACTACAAACTTATTGCTGGCTAATGCCAGCTACTGCATTGGTAATGTCTTGTGGGAGGAAGCATGGGGAATTTGTAGCATGAGACCAGCTACCAAAGAGGGCACCTCTAAGAGATGTAGGCAAGGACAGCGAGCAATGATTTTGGGAGTAAGCTGGCGCAGCTTAGAGACAGGATTCTTCTAGATCCCTGTGCAAAAATATAGAATTTCTATATTAAGGCATCAGTCAGAAAATCCACTATAGGCTTATAAGATCTGGTCCATCAGGTACTCTTGGAGAAACACTGCCTTCCTTCTCTGGTTCATGTTTATAGTCTTATTGTCGGTCTCCTTTGTTGTGCATTTTGAATGTCTTGCACTCTGGTTGCAGCTCCTAGCCACCCAAACCCAGGCTTTCTGACTTGACTCCTGTTACAGTGGtgatggtttcttttttccctgtctgcttagtatttttcagatgtttcctGCAGACAGGAAAAGGGTGGAAGCAGCATTAAGTGCCTGTCATCTTCCAAAAGGCAAGGTAAGGGTCTTACTAGGTACCCAAAGATCTCTCTAGCTTGAGAGAAATCTTTCTGACTACCCTGACTGTGATTCCCTTGGCTTTAAAAACATCAGTCATGCAGATGCTCCTAAATTGCTTTGAAACCCTGTCCTTTTGCCAGCTACCTTGCCTTAACTGCAGGCCTGCTAAGATAAATTCTTACTGTTTGTAAAGCAATAGCACTTGCAGCTCTGTCACTTGCATTATGTGGCACAAGAAACAGCACATTCCCTTCTGCCTGTTTCACTGCTCTTTGAAGCAACAGGTCTCATGGTTACTCTTAGCATTTCTACCAACCTGCAGAGTACAATCTGGAACTCTAACGGTTCCTGTCAGTTCACCACGCACTAGCTTTATATCGTCACACAAGAGGCACCAAGGGACAGTTTAAATAACTGTCTGTTCCGAAGCAGGCCATTATAATGCTTCTCCACTCCATCTCCTCTTTCCTAAACACCTCGCTAGATGTTCCAGTTGCTTATTTGCCTTTTCACAAGTGAGTGCTGGACTGGTGGTGTTGAGTGTTAACAGAGGTGAAAACCATCATGGGTTAATGGTACTGACatgtctttctttcattctcagAATGATGCCATCAATCCAGAGGACTTCCCTGAGACTGTGTATAAAACTTTCCTCATGAATCTGTGTCCACGGCCTGAGATTGATGAGATATTTACCTCACAGTAAGTTTCCCTCAAGCCACATAAGAGGACTTGATTTCTTGTGGCAAAAGATAGGCAAAAAGGTGGGGAGAGGGGTTGCTACATTTATTGTTTGGCTGCTCTCAAGCCTGCCTATAAAGGCAGGTACCAATGTCACAAAACAGTGCCAGTGCATTTAACTCTTCCACTGACAACCTCAATAAAAGGGATCAGGCCTCACTGTGCTGCATGGGCTCTAAACGGTCACTATCAGAAGGGCTGATTCCAGGTCAACACTAGATTGTGCTAACGTGATACTACTTGTGGCTAGCCCTAGACAAGACCACGTACAGCATTAGAACCAGAGAGCTTTGCCAGTAGCCAGTGAATTCTTTTCAAATAGCTAAACCTGTGAGTTCTTAAACGGACTTAATTTCATAGGGCAAGTATTCAATGTGTTCTGAAATTCAGTTACCTTTAGAGTTCAAGTCAGAGGCTCAAAttatgctttcttcttctgttataCAACTTCTTAACAGTAGCACATTAGTTAGGAAGAAGaatataaaggaagaaaaatagccACAGAGGGAAGCATCTTTTACGGGAAGGAATGTAGACAGAACATTGGGCCCAGAGAACTGGGTGCCCATTGCTAACCTGAGCAAGGACCAATCTCTTGTGAAGTTTTCTGAGTAGTACACTTGCCTTACCTCTGCTCCCCTATAATTCTCTCCCCTTAgccatttaaaagcaaaaccctACATGACCAAGGAACACTTGGCAAAGTTCATCAACAAGAAGCAGCGAGACTCTCGCCTCAATGACATCCTTTTCCCACCAGCAAAACCTGAGCAGGTGCAGAGCCTGATAGAGAAATATGAGCCCAGTGGGATTAACATCCAAAGAGGTGAGTCTTGCTCAGCCCGTAGGTCTTGTTTTTATGTCATGTCCCGCTGTCAAGGTAGCATGAAAATAGTAGAGGATCTCACACCTTCTGCTATCCTGGCTTTCCCAGGGGAACAACCAGCCTGATTCTCACAAGCCTCTGTGTTGCAGTGCACTGGGAAGGAGGTACCAgaagcattttgtttcagtaCCATTAACATCTTTGTTCTCTATGTAGGGCAGTTGTCTCCAGAGGGGATGGTCTGGTTTCTCTGTGGCCCTGAGAACAACGTGATAGCGCTGGATAAATTGGTGCTGTACCAGGACATGACGCAGCCACTCTCACACTACTTCATCAATTCATCACACAACACATATTTAACAGGTATGGGCAGTTCCAGAATCTGCCTCAGCTCCATCAGGTCTGTATCATCACCATGGATAGATGAATGATCCTGACAATCACTCAGGCAGATGCATCTGCCCTGAAGTTTGGAGGGCTGAGGTCTGTAAAGCACAGTAAGGGGCTTGACACTTAAATGCTGTgtaagaagaagaaatgtcacCCTGTTAGCTAAAATATCTTGTCATTCTGCCATGCACACCTGCTCAAAGACAGCAGAGTTCTGTTGCTCTAGTTTATGCAGAAAGTGTCCCACATGAATAGCTAAAGAGCCTCCCTGCTTGTGCTCTCCTCCAGCTGGTCAGTTTTCTGGTATCTCGTCTCCTGAAATGTATCGCCAGACACTGCTGGCTGGCTGTCGCTGCGTAGAGCTGGATTGCTGGAAGGGCCGTCCCCCGGATGAGGAGCCGATCATCACTCATGGGTTCACCATGACAACTGAGATCCTCTTCAAGGTACAGAAAGAATCTTCTCCGTGCTTGTAGTCCTGCTTGGTTTTAAACTGATCTCGGCTTGAGGAGGCTAGCTGACCGAGGTAACAGTCAACTGCATGGGCAGAGGGCAAAAATGTTTGAGATATAAAGACTGACGGCAAAGTGAATGAATGTGTAGATAGAATGACAGATGAGCAAATAGGTGATAGGCTGGAGTTTGTGTACGTTTTTAGAGTTGGAGGACCACCAGGGAAGTTGTTAGCTGGATGAAGATGAAGGAATGATTGAAATGCAGGCAGTCAAGTAGAAGTGATGGAGAGACAGTTGAGTAGGTGTGCCTGCACACACGCAGTTGTGTAGCAAGATGGATGTATGGACAGAAAGTTGCCTGAGAATGGTGGATTTTATGGATGGATGCAAGTTGGAGAAACAATCAAGGTggcttttagaaaacaaatgtttaaaatgagTTCATTTTCTAACTGTTCTACAGCAGGTTTGTGTGTTTTACAGCCTCAAATGGTGGTGCTTTGGAGGAGTAGGTTCTAATTACTTCCTAATTAATTACATGACTGTGTGGAACGTGTTCAGGGGAGCAACTGCTCTCTAGCATGCTGGGCAGACATCTTCCCCGAGGATTTAGATGCCAGGCTTCAGAAGCACAGTCCAAAGCCTACTTCTCCCTTGAAAATTTAGGGCATTTAACCACAGAAGTTACAAACATCAATGCACCAGTTAAAAATCAATGCACCACACACCAGAATAAAAGCTGGGGGGTAATTGCAAAGGAACAAATGATGTTTCTTTACCATGTCAATTAGCAGCaccagggaagaaaatagtggAAAGTTTGTGGCAGCTTAACAGGGACTTGGGGgaaatatgattattttttcatcattaATGCTGGGAATGTTTCCATggtatttgcatttgaaatgtcAGCGCTGCTGGTGACTGAACATTCCAGTTTTCTCTGCTGCTAGACAGAAGAATTTTATGAGCAggtgaaatgacagaaaattggACAGGTTCAGAGGTAAGCGTAAATTAAGTTTGAGGCAGTTTAATCTGGTGCTGTGTATACCTTTCTCTACCAATTGAAAGTGCATCTGGCAGTGATTTGCCTCCCTCACTAGATATTCTGTCATTTCTGGATACATTAAGCcatgtaaggaaaaaaacaactgagttTTAGGTCTTCAATTTCACATTTATGCAAACTATTGACTTCAGCTGTGTGAAAGAGAATTATAGGGCTTTAAGGTTGTATCCTTTGGAGCTGGAAATCTGGACAGCTATGAAAAAGAAGACATCTTTCACTTTCTTGACAGAGAAGTTTAGTTGCATTAAAGAGAACCTCCTGACAAGGATGAGTGTGGAGATCTGAAACTTGGGGATTAGTTTAGTGGGGAGATAGATCTGCTGTTAATGATTGCTGATCTCATTTCTGTGACCATTCTCTCTCCTTTAGGATGCAATCGAGGCCATTGcagaaagtgcttttaaaacatcTCTCTACCCTGTCATCTTGTCCTTTGAGAACCACGTGGACTCGTGAGTGTCTGGTGATTGGGGACCAGATGTGGGAGAATTGTGTTCTCTGTTGTCCAGAGCAGAACAAACTTGCTTGGTTTCAAGTTGAGTGCCTGAGCTGACATGAAACACTGGTAGAGATTTTTGCATCAATTGAAAGGGGGTTAGAGCCAAAAGGTGAGCCATAAGCTGCAGAGTGAGAGCAACCACAAGCGTGTAACCTTTTAATTTGCTGTGGCAGAGTATGGAAAAATAAGAAGCCTGGGAAGGGATTTCAGGATATGTGTAACTGTTTGTGTGAAGGCAAGAGATGGTTTTCTGGGTAGAGTTTTATGGATCTCAAGATGGTTGCTCATGCTAGGCTCTGGATTTGGGCATCTGTTCTCCTGTTCActcctgttttttctctttgtatacTAGGCCCAAGCAGCAGGCAAAGATGGCTGAGTACTGCCGAACCATATTTGGAGACATGCTGCTGACAGAGCCACTGGAAAAATACCCAGTAAGTGGAAGTTGGGGAATGAGGTTAAAGAACTTGGATTAGTGGAGAGGTCTTTCTGAAAAACTGGTCACTCCTGGTGCTAGGAAATGCCACAACAGATAAAAGGACAGTGACAAAGATAGGGTGCAGCAGGTAAATGAGCTTGGTTCATAGTGGAGAGTAACACAGAAAGAGGAGGGAAGACCTCACAGTCATAGAGGTTTCTAAGCATTTGCCTGATTCTGTTCTTAAAGCTCTGTCACCTGAATGACTTTGGAAACTGAGCTCTAGGTGATCAAACTATACTGGTTGTACCAAGATGAGTTAGTGTATTTCATACATGGTACAGTTTCAGATCTGTCTGCCAGCACttgctttggaaagaaacaggaacaAGGGCTTAGTAGCATTTCAGGCTCTTCCTAGCAATGCTTCTAAATCCCTGTTTACACCCTGGAAATATCCCCTTGTGGGCATAGATGGGCAGGTCAGTGACATGTATAACTTTATGCTTAGAACAGCTGAATaaagctcctgctctgcttgaCCCTAGTCAACAGCTTGTGCAAGCATGTATTGCAGTGGAGAAGGTGGTGTTTTCAGTGATCCTTATGCACACCACTACTTCAGCTGCCTTGTGAATGGGTAGTGATTTACAAATCAGGCAGTGCCTATGTTCTGCAAAGTATGAGgcaattcccttttttttttaaataggggAGAGGGGAGCTAAAACACCTAGTCCAAGCATCTGCCTTTAGCACTGAGATCAGAAGAAGAGCTGAAAAGAAGCAGTGAGCAAATTGGCAGTTGCCCCCTGTTCAGACCCATGTCTTTGTCCAGGCAATGGGGAGAAACTGTGGGGGGGGAGAACCAGATAAGGGTGATTCTATTAGCTAAATTATTAATAGGCCTGTTGCTCCCCTACACGGGGAGTGTAGGTCTAGAAGCACAGTCTGAATCACACATCCTTGTATGACACATACAAACCCACCTactttaggatttttttttcaaatctgcCTTAGGCAGAGAGTTTAAATATGGCGTGAGTGCTGATCTAGGACTGAGGCTCTGGGATAATGAGAGAAGTAGGTGGCATGTGAAAGCCAGAGGTTTGTGGATGCCTCCAGGACATGCAGATGGTTTTTTAGCTGTGGTGCAGGATGGGTGGCTGGAAACAGCATGCACAAGCAGCAGAACTTGAAAGGACTGAAAGGTACAAAATGCCGGTGTTAAACTGACATCAGGAAAGTGAAGTCTTAGGAAAAATCTGCATAGATATACTGGGATGAGCCAGCAgatggaaaaattaaattatacagTGGGCGAGAGATTTCCATGCACCAGTAAACGGCCAGAGGAATGGCACTGGGAGGGACAGGAGAGCTGAGTGTTTCAAGTTCTATCTTTGAGATGAAAGTTCAGTATGAAGTTTCTCTGTTGCAGCTGAAGCCGGGAGTTCCCCTGCCAAGTCCTAAGGATCTCTTAGGGAAAATCTTGattaagaacaaaaagaaacaatctgTATCTGGGAAGAGGCAGAATTCTTTGAAGAAAGGGAGGAATGTGGAACCAGAGATCATTGAGCAGCCAGCCCCTATGGATGCTGAAGATACTGGTATGTCTAAAGGGGAAAATTGGACTACTATACCTAGATGAGCAAGTCTGGCCTGCTGGAGACCTTCCAAATCGCCCAATACTAGCTTGAGGCAAGCCGATACCAGTCATTCATTCAGGTATCCCACAAAGTATAAGCTTGGAAGATACattaaatattcagaatgtTTTCAGACACTTCATTCCAACCCAAAAGAGACAACCAACTTAATTCCCTGACGGTCAGTCAATTCTGCCTACTCTGAGGCATATGGCTGCGTGAGTTGGTAATTAATTGATACACAGTTGAACATGTTGTTTTTGTGGAAGAGTGCACAACTTCTTACCACCAGTAGCTCTCTGATAACTACAAATTCACCATGGCATAGATCATAGAATAATGGAGTCATaaaacagtttgggttggaaggtaTCGTCTacctccaacccccctgccatgggcagggatgccacccactaggtcAGGTGAAACTCTCTCCATCCTCTGTAGGcttcctttttatgtttgaGTTTAGTAAGGAGCCTttttcatccatgcaggcctcctgacATTTAggcctgacttcctctttgttgggacGCATAGCTCCTAAGCTtagaggaggtgatccttgaatattaaccagcttttctggcccctcttccctccagggctttatCCCATGGTACTCCACCAAACAGATCACTGAAGAGACCAAGGTCTgttctcctgaagtccagggtagTGAGCTTGCTGCGTGCCCTCCTTGCTACCCTAAGGATCTTGAGCtccaccatttcatggtcactgaAGCCAAGGCTGCTCTTGAGCTTCACCTTCCCCACCAGTccctccttgttggtgagaatgaggtcCAGCATAGCTCCTCTCTTTACTGGTCCTCACATTGAGGTTCTCGAAGGTCTATAGAACATTCAGACCCTACTCTCCTCCCATCCTCCACCTCCTGCAGTCTCAAGGCCGTCATCTCTTGGACTCAGGTAGAGAGTTCTACCTATGGTAGAACAGTGAATTTTACAGTCCCTGTCATGGCAGAAGCTCATGAAGTCATATGAAGACAAGATGTGTGCTCCTACAGAGGAGCTAGAAATCAGACATTCAGTCCCACAAATGTGTGTGACCTTGGTGGGGAAAACAGCATTGTGATCATCACTTTTGGCAGGCCTGCAGGAAGAATGTCTTGGTCTCTTGAGGGTGTTAGTCCAGTTTGGCCTATTCATACTTGGATTTGGCTAATAATGGTATGACATTCCTCTCTTGTTCCTGTGTGATGTGATTGTGAGGTTTTGCAGAGTTCTTCCCTGTCAGCAGAGTCAGAGCTGGAGGCTGTGTGAGCAGTCACAATGTCTTGTCTCCATGTGCTGCTGGCTAAGCACTACTGATGTGGGCTGTGTGTGCTTAGTTTGGGCAGGCGATGTGGCTGAAGAGGAaccagaggaagaggatgaaCAGCTGGGAAACCTGGATgaggaggaaattaaaaagatgCAGTCAGACGAGGTACTGTCACTActgtctctcttccttttctgtggttttgtttttttttttgggtctgACCATACTGAATGGAGATTAATTCCAGAATGCAAAGGGGAGTGAACCTGTGCTATGACAAGTATAGCACAGAGGATATAGCAGAAGAGGTATTATTTCTGACTGATATTTTGCATGATTTGGTGATAAATGTGTGCCTTCAGGGTATTTGGAGAGGCTCAGCCTTAGTCTGATAAAAGTTGTTACAAAAACATgaagtgctgctgcagaagagggAAGAAGCAGATCAGCAATGCCTTGAATAGAAAATAtccatttcccatttccttctccctAGTATCACTCAGAAGAGGCAAAAAATGTCCCAGGTTTGTCCCAGAGCCCATGCTTTGAGAAGTTAAAGAGGTCCTAGACTTCTTATGTACTGATACCTTTCTGTATGTATTGGTTTCAGTTTTTGCCAAGCTACCCAGAAATTCAGTGTGCCCTTGACAACGCTGCTCACAATGTAATTGTTAGATCAGGAAGCCAAAGAAACTGGTGTGCTTTGGTCAGGGCAGCCATTGGAGCTCTTTGTGTGTGAAGCCcaggtgtgttttgtttcacCTCTGGAGAAGGTTTCATCTGTCTTctcttgtgtgttttttctaattttttttttctgcctaggGCACTGCTGGTTTGGAAGTGACAGCGTATGAGGAAATGTCCAGCCTAGTTAATTACATACAGCCTATCAAATTTGACTCCTTTGAAGTCTCTGCCCGTAAGTCATACTCAGTCCTGAAAGTCCTGAGTATTTCCATTTGACCAGGAGAATACTGTTTtcaaatgctgctgttttctaCTTACTTTTGTGACTTGCTTGAACctattttctgctgtgttctctCTCTCCCACAAGATATGTACAATACAAACACTCTCCTTCTGTTCTTCTCCTTGTAGTAAGGAATTGATAAGGAAAAGACAACAATATGTCAGATACTGCTCTCAGTTAcatcaatgaaaatgaaaagcagcagcttaaGGCTAATGACATCTATGTGATCTTGCTTAGCTGCTTCTGAGGGAAGGATTCAGCCCAGCTTTTCTTAATGTATGAAACTGGCCTTCCTCTTCTGTGGTGATTAGGACCCTGGCTGGTGacagaaatatctgaaatgctgaaaatgcatGCAATTTCTTTATACACGATAGGTTACTCTAAACAGTCACAACATCTGGACCAGAGAAAGGTAAATTGCCTTGATAGAAACCAGCAGCTGGTAGAAAGTGGTAATAAACAGGTTGAGTGCTTCTTGAGCCCATTGGTCCCCACACAGAGAATGGGGAGCTGGGTGCATCCTTTGTCTAAACACTTCTTATTTCCTGTTTCTAGAGAAGAACCGGAGTTATGTCATCTCTTCCTTCACAGAATTGAAGGCTTATGATCTGCTAACCAAGTTCCCTATGCAGTTTGTAGAGTATCCTTTTGGCAATGTTTGCCCATGGTAGTTGGTCATATGGAGTATGGGAGCTAATATGAAGCTCGAGTTAAGGCTAAGGTATGTCCAACTGGCTTCTGGTTTCAGGACCTGGTAAGCTCTTCATCAGAGGTATGAAGAGTGCAGGTGCTAGAGATGTGGGAGCTTCCAGGGTGTGCTGGGGGGCTGTTAACAGAGATTCTTGACAGATTCTTGTATCCTGCTATAGTAAAAGCCAAGACTGTcagctgtttgcttttaaacagaaaggGATGTGGGAAAGGAGCCTGTTGTTGCGTGGGCCTCTCTTTTTAGAAGGCTCTGAGCATTCGTAGAAGAGCTTAAACAACTCTTTAATCTGAATACATGAGCTAGCCCCAGGGTACACAAGGAGTGCTCCAGACTTGTTTCCAATAGAGCAACTGTAGATACAACAAGCGACAGATGAGCCGGATTTACCCCAAAGGCACCCGGATGGACTCCTCTAATTACATGCCCCAGATGTTCTGGAATGTTGGCTGTCAGATGGTGGCACTGAACTTCCAGACTATGGGTGAGTGTCGCATTGTCCTCCAGCTTCTTAGTGGATGAGGCTGTGTGCTCATGTTCATTGTCTCTTCCTTCGCTGCTATTTCCTATGACTGCTGTTTCCCTGAATGAATTTGCTCTGTGTGCCTTGTTCCCAAAGTATTGCTCTTCTGCCTGAGTCTCCCACAGACCAAAAGCACTTTTCTAGGCCCGGCACAAACCTGGCATGCAGTGC from Anser cygnoides isolate HZ-2024a breed goose chromosome 5, Taihu_goose_T2T_genome, whole genome shotgun sequence harbors:
- the PLCB2 gene encoding 1-phosphatidylinositol 4,5-bisphosphate phosphodiesterase beta-2 isoform X3: MSMLTPVLQPPEVKEYLSKGERFIKWDDETANASPVILRVDPKGFYLYWTYQNKEMEILDITSIRDTRVGRFAKIPKCQKLREVFNLDYPHSTFLLKTLTIVSGPDMVDLTFHNFVSYKENVGKSWAEDIMAIVRNPLTYNASRYTFLEKILVKLKMQLNAEGKIPVRNIFQMFPADRKRVEAALSACHLPKGKNDAINPEDFPETVYKTFLMNLCPRPEIDEIFTSHHLKAKPYMTKEHLAKFINKKQRDSRLNDILFPPAKPEQVQSLIEKYEPSGINIQRGQLSPEGMVWFLCGPENNVIALDKLVLYQDMTQPLSHYFINSSHNTYLTAGQFSGISSPEMYRQTLLAGCRCVELDCWKGRPPDEEPIITHGFTMTTEILFKDAIEAIAESAFKTSLYPVILSFENHVDSPKQQAKMAEYCRTIFGDMLLTEPLEKYPLKPGVPLPSPKDLLGKILIKNKKKQSVSGKRQNSLKKGRNVEPEIIEQPAPMDAEDTVWAGDVAEEEPEEEDEQLGNLDEEEIKKMQSDEGTAGLEVTAYEEMSSLVNYIQPIKFDSFEVSAQKNRSYVISSFTELKAYDLLTKFPMQFVEYNKRQMSRIYPKGTRMDSSNYMPQMFWNVGCQMVALNFQTMDVPMQQNMALFEFNGQCGYLLKHEFMRRPDKQFDPFSVDRIDVVVASTLSVTILSGQFLSDRSVKTYVEVELFGLPRDTKRKYRTKLTSTANSINPVWKEEPFVFEKIMMPELASLKIVAYEEGGKFIGHRVIPIIAVHSGYHHVCLRSESNMPLTMPSLFVYLEVKDYVPDAWADLTIALSNPIKFFSLQDKKSVKLKDGSEERLDMQRNFPSAESNGIPDSAGKFSTLFANGPAGSR